One window of Treponema denticola genomic DNA carries:
- a CDS encoding V-type ATP synthase subunit B, with amino-acid sequence MKKVYSKIESINGSVITVKADGVSYGELAEVQTRFGASLAEVNKLDGDLVSLQVFAGGRGVSTGDEVRFLGKEMQVSYSEDLLGRIFNGSGDPRDSGPALKDNMIPIGGPSVNPSKRILANRMIRTGIPMIDVFNTLVVSQKLPIFSSSGEPYNELLARIAMQAEVDVIILGGMGLKYDDYLYFKDTLEEAGALSRTAMFVHTAADPTVECLMIPDMCLAVAEKFAIAGKDVLVLLTDMTNFADAMKEIAIIQEQVPSNRGYPGDLYSQLAARYEKAVDFADAGSVTVLAVTTMPGDDVTHPVPDNTGYITEGQFYLKNGRIEPFGSLSRLKQNVNGKTRDDHRALMDNMIKLYASYKDTLEKKSMGFMMSEWDEKLLKYGAKFESGMMDLSVNIPLEDALSLGWKILAECFTREETGIKSDLVNKYWPAN; translated from the coding sequence ATGAAAAAGGTATATAGTAAAATAGAATCGATTAACGGTTCGGTTATTACGGTTAAGGCCGACGGCGTATCATACGGAGAATTGGCTGAAGTTCAAACCCGTTTCGGAGCCTCTCTTGCCGAGGTCAATAAGCTTGATGGGGACTTGGTTTCCTTGCAGGTTTTTGCAGGCGGCCGAGGTGTTTCAACCGGAGATGAGGTACGCTTTTTAGGCAAAGAAATGCAGGTAAGCTATTCCGAAGACTTGCTCGGCCGTATTTTTAACGGTTCAGGCGATCCGCGGGATTCAGGCCCTGCCTTAAAGGATAACATGATTCCCATAGGCGGCCCTTCGGTAAACCCCTCAAAGCGTATTCTTGCAAACAGAATGATTAGAACCGGTATTCCGATGATTGACGTATTTAACACCCTTGTTGTTTCTCAAAAGCTGCCCATATTTTCAAGCTCCGGAGAGCCTTATAATGAGCTTTTAGCCCGAATAGCCATGCAGGCCGAGGTTGATGTAATTATCTTGGGCGGAATGGGCTTAAAATATGACGATTATCTTTATTTTAAGGACACTCTTGAAGAAGCCGGTGCTTTGAGCCGAACAGCTATGTTCGTTCATACGGCAGCAGACCCGACGGTTGAGTGCCTTATGATTCCCGATATGTGTCTTGCAGTTGCAGAAAAATTTGCCATTGCAGGCAAAGATGTATTGGTTCTTTTAACCGATATGACAAACTTTGCAGATGCAATGAAAGAAATAGCCATTATTCAGGAACAGGTTCCTTCAAACCGAGGTTATCCCGGAGACCTTTACAGTCAGCTTGCAGCCCGTTATGAAAAGGCTGTAGACTTTGCCGACGCAGGTTCCGTTACGGTCTTGGCCGTTACCACAATGCCGGGCGATGACGTAACACATCCGGTTCCCGATAACACCGGTTATATTACCGAGGGTCAATTCTATCTTAAAAACGGACGAATCGAGCCCTTCGGAAGTCTTTCACGATTAAAGCAAAACGTAAACGGTAAAACAAGGGATGACCACCGTGCCTTGATGGACAATATGATTAAGCTCTACGCCTCATATAAAGATACATTGGAAAAGAAGTCCATGGGCTTTATGATGAGCGAATGGGACGAAAAGCTCCTAAAATACGGTGCAAAATTCGAATCGGGAATGATGGACTTGTCCGTAAACATTCCGCTTGAAGATGCCCTCAGCCTAGGCTGGAAAATTCTTGCCGAATGTTTTACCCGTGAAGAAACAGGTATTAAATCCGACTTGGTAAATAAGTACTGGCCGGCAAACTAA
- a CDS encoding V-type ATP synthase subunit A → MTKTKGKVVGINGNMISVAFEGLVTLNEVGYVEVGSKKLKSEVIRIRGEVAQLQVFEITKGIKVGDPVEFTEDLLSVELGPGLLGQVYDGLQNPLPELAEQAGYFLERGIYLNALSRTAKWHFTPSAKEGDTLKRADLLGTVPEGSFTHRIMIPFNMYGTYKLKSIKSEGDYTVDDTIAEVTDERGNIIPLTMSFKWPVKRAIDCYAERLKPTETLVTKMRTMDTFFPVAKGGTYCIPGPFGAGKTVLQHATSRNADVDIVIIAACGERAGEVVETLTEFPELKDPKTGRTLMERTIIICNTSSMPVAAREASVYTGVTLAEYYRQMGLDVLLLADSTSRWAQALREMSGRLEEIPGEEAFPAYLESYIAAFYERAGIVRLSDGSKGSVTIGGTVSPAGGNFEEPVTQATLKVVGAFHGLSRERSDARKYPAIHPLDSWSKYPSVLPLEQVKYGRSFLRRGTEVEQMMKVVGEEGTSIEDFIVYLKGDLLDAVYLQQNSFDKVDDAVSVERQQHIYNILVEILGTSFKFVSKDEARSYFSKLKLMFIDYNYSPWGSDAFKSHEDGIKKHIAEKADSLDESAKKLLKQAV, encoded by the coding sequence ATGACTAAAACAAAAGGAAAAGTAGTCGGTATTAACGGTAACATGATAAGCGTTGCTTTTGAAGGCTTGGTTACCCTTAACGAGGTAGGCTATGTTGAGGTTGGTTCAAAAAAACTAAAAAGCGAGGTAATCCGTATTCGGGGAGAAGTAGCTCAGCTTCAAGTATTTGAAATTACAAAGGGAATAAAGGTCGGTGATCCTGTCGAGTTTACAGAAGATCTTCTTTCGGTAGAGTTAGGCCCCGGTCTTTTAGGCCAAGTTTATGACGGACTGCAAAATCCCTTGCCTGAGCTTGCTGAACAAGCCGGTTATTTTTTGGAAAGAGGTATCTACTTAAACGCTCTTTCCCGCACGGCAAAATGGCACTTTACTCCATCTGCTAAAGAAGGAGACACATTAAAGCGAGCAGACTTGCTGGGAACCGTACCTGAAGGCAGTTTTACCCACCGCATCATGATTCCTTTTAACATGTATGGAACTTATAAATTAAAATCTATAAAATCTGAAGGCGATTATACCGTAGATGATACAATAGCCGAGGTTACGGACGAAAGAGGAAACATAATACCTCTTACCATGAGTTTTAAGTGGCCTGTAAAACGTGCAATCGACTGTTATGCAGAACGCTTAAAGCCGACGGAAACCTTGGTTACAAAGATGAGAACAATGGATACATTTTTCCCCGTTGCTAAGGGCGGAACCTATTGTATTCCCGGCCCCTTCGGTGCAGGAAAAACCGTTTTACAGCATGCTACCAGCCGAAATGCCGATGTCGACATCGTTATTATTGCAGCCTGCGGTGAGCGTGCCGGTGAAGTTGTAGAAACTCTTACCGAATTCCCCGAGCTTAAAGACCCCAAAACGGGCCGAACCCTCATGGAGAGAACGATAATTATCTGTAATACGTCTTCAATGCCTGTTGCTGCCCGTGAAGCTTCGGTTTATACAGGCGTAACTCTCGCGGAATACTACCGCCAAATGGGCTTGGACGTTCTTCTTCTTGCTGACTCTACAAGCCGATGGGCTCAGGCTCTTCGAGAAATGTCGGGACGCTTGGAAGAAATCCCCGGCGAAGAAGCCTTCCCTGCCTATCTTGAATCCTATATCGCCGCCTTCTACGAAAGAGCCGGTATTGTCCGCCTAAGCGACGGTTCAAAGGGTTCCGTTACAATCGGAGGAACCGTATCTCCTGCTGGCGGTAACTTTGAAGAGCCCGTAACTCAGGCCACGCTAAAGGTAGTAGGAGCCTTCCACGGTCTTTCACGAGAAAGGTCCGATGCCCGAAAGTATCCGGCAATTCACCCCCTCGATTCTTGGTCAAAATATCCCAGCGTTCTTCCCTTAGAACAAGTTAAATACGGAAGAAGCTTTTTACGCCGAGGAACCGAGGTTGAACAGATGATGAAGGTTGTAGGTGAAGAAGGAACAAGTATCGAAGACTTTATCGTTTACTTAAAAGGCGACTTACTCGATGCCGTTTACTTGCAGCAAAACTCCTTTGATAAGGTAGACGATGCAGTTTCGGTTGAGCGCCAGCAGCACATATATAATATTTTGGTTGAAATTTTAGGTACTTCATTTAAATTTGTTTCAAAGGATGAAGCCCGCTCTTATTTCAGCAAACTTAAACTTATGTTCATCGACTATAACTACTCGCCTTGGGGCTCGGATGCATTTAAATCCCATGAAGACGGAATTAAAAAGCACATCGCCGAAAAAGCGGATAGCTTAGATGAGAGTGCAAAAAAATTATTGAAGCAGGCGGTGTAA
- a CDS encoding V-type ATPase 116kDa subunit family protein: MIVPMKKVTLLVLKKEQRHALKDLRKLGLLHIEDRPANGTLINELKSEKNDITLAMSLLTEYLPKKEKKGVTPPSLLSEEDTLTFVDSVLSLTASYKSNMEESARLSGEIASYAEWGEINTADFNFLEEKGVYLFPATTSLKTYSSLSEDIKTILVGKGKTGVRFLIWSETNALPVDLPQDIIPLKLPETSVKALKEKLKSLTAKISSYKQEMTKMSAYLNSLRALDEIVTKKLQFEIVHEGMQTIDFGDQDDKEMVQLVWLTGYIPCEDETKLSSLAKEKSWAYISQDPEEEDPVPTKIKRNKIVNLISPLIDFLGTVPGYTEPDISLWFLLFFGIFFAMIFGDAGYGAVLFLISIILILKTKAKKQKVPTAFYMFGYLGLMTVIWGTLVCNWFGMSTEIVPPFLKNLAVPAIANFTPEDVRNQNQILLCFTLGLSQLMIAHVVSLFRNIKSPKFLADVGSLSMLVGMYFVVLNLVVDSQKYAINNTVLLAIGAGFALNFIFINYSKGIGQSIVESLKNIINMLLGVVNVFADIMSYIRLWAVGLAGGAISATVNEMAGPALGGFIIFAGVLLLLFGHGLNYIMNVLSVIVHGVRLNTLEFSNHVGLTWSGFKYEPFNE, encoded by the coding sequence ATGATTGTACCGATGAAAAAAGTAACTCTTTTAGTCTTAAAAAAAGAGCAGCGTCATGCCTTAAAAGATTTAAGAAAATTAGGGCTCTTGCATATCGAAGACCGTCCTGCAAACGGTACCTTGATAAACGAGCTAAAGTCAGAAAAAAACGATATAACTCTTGCTATGAGCCTTTTAACGGAATATCTTCCCAAAAAAGAGAAAAAAGGGGTAACACCTCCCTCTCTTTTAAGCGAAGAAGATACCCTTACCTTTGTAGATTCCGTCTTGTCCCTAACTGCTTCTTATAAGAGCAATATGGAAGAATCTGCAAGGCTTTCGGGCGAAATAGCCTCCTATGCCGAGTGGGGAGAAATCAATACTGCCGATTTTAATTTCTTGGAAGAAAAAGGTGTCTATCTTTTTCCTGCAACTACCTCATTAAAAACTTATTCTTCCCTTTCCGAAGATATTAAAACTATTTTAGTGGGGAAGGGGAAAACGGGGGTAAGGTTTTTAATCTGGAGTGAAACAAATGCTCTTCCGGTTGATTTACCTCAGGATATTATTCCTTTAAAATTGCCTGAAACTTCCGTTAAGGCCTTAAAAGAAAAACTTAAAAGTTTAACGGCTAAGATTTCTTCTTACAAACAAGAAATGACAAAGATGTCTGCCTACTTAAACTCCCTCCGTGCCTTGGACGAAATTGTCACCAAGAAACTTCAATTTGAAATTGTGCATGAGGGTATGCAGACAATAGATTTCGGAGATCAAGATGATAAGGAGATGGTTCAATTAGTTTGGCTCACGGGTTATATTCCATGCGAAGATGAAACTAAACTTTCTTCTCTAGCAAAGGAAAAGTCTTGGGCCTATATTTCTCAGGATCCTGAAGAAGAAGATCCTGTTCCAACAAAGATAAAGCGAAATAAGATTGTAAATCTGATTTCTCCCTTAATCGACTTTTTAGGTACTGTTCCCGGTTATACGGAGCCTGATATCTCTCTTTGGTTCCTGCTCTTTTTCGGTATTTTCTTTGCAATGATATTCGGGGATGCAGGTTACGGTGCCGTTTTGTTCTTGATTTCAATTATTTTGATTTTAAAAACAAAGGCAAAAAAACAAAAAGTGCCTACAGCCTTTTATATGTTCGGCTATTTGGGACTTATGACCGTTATCTGGGGTACCTTGGTTTGTAACTGGTTCGGTATGTCTACCGAAATTGTACCGCCTTTTCTTAAAAACTTGGCGGTTCCTGCGATTGCAAACTTTACCCCTGAGGATGTACGCAATCAAAACCAGATTTTGCTTTGCTTTACCCTAGGCTTAAGCCAGCTGATGATAGCTCATGTAGTAAGTTTATTTAGGAACATTAAGTCCCCTAAATTCCTTGCCGATGTAGGCTCTCTTTCGATGCTTGTCGGAATGTATTTTGTGGTTTTAAACCTTGTTGTAGATTCCCAAAAGTATGCAATAAATAATACCGTGCTCCTTGCGATAGGTGCGGGTTTTGCTTTAAACTTTATCTTTATAAACTATTCTAAAGGAATAGGGCAGTCTATTGTTGAAAGCTTAAAAAATATTATCAATATGCTTTTGGGCGTAGTAAACGTATTTGCAGATATTATGAGCTACATAAGACTTTGGGCTGTAGGTCTTGCAGGAGGCGCTATAAGTGCAACCGTAAACGAGATGGCAG
- a CDS encoding V-type ATP synthase subunit D has product MAIKLTKNELKNQKESLKMYRRYLPTLQLKKQQLQTEIRTIEARAKEVRLHRDALNREFEDWVAVFGEQNVFQPSMVKIKELLTSTGNIAGVSIPVFSGAEFERSKYDLYKTPLWVDTAAEKLQEVLSLDLEAKVLDEQVRLLNSELRTTTQRVNLFEKVKIPETRANIKKITVYLGDQQVAAVVRGKISKKNLEKVHDKDEAL; this is encoded by the coding sequence ATGGCGATAAAACTGACAAAAAATGAGCTAAAGAATCAAAAAGAATCTTTAAAAATGTACAGAAGATACTTGCCGACTCTTCAGCTCAAAAAACAGCAGCTTCAAACCGAAATCCGCACCATCGAAGCAAGGGCTAAAGAAGTAAGGCTTCACAGGGATGCCCTTAATCGGGAATTCGAAGACTGGGTAGCGGTATTCGGCGAGCAAAATGTTTTTCAGCCCTCGATGGTAAAGATAAAAGAGCTTTTAACTTCAACCGGCAATATTGCGGGAGTGAGTATCCCTGTTTTTTCCGGTGCGGAATTTGAACGCTCTAAATATGATCTTTATAAGACCCCTCTTTGGGTTGATACGGCTGCCGAAAAATTGCAGGAAGTTTTGAGCTTAGACCTTGAAGCAAAGGTGCTTGATGAACAAGTCCGCCTATTGAATTCGGAGCTTAGAACAACCACTCAGCGCGTAAACCTCTTTGAAAAGGTTAAGATACCCGAAACTAGGGCAAACATAAAAAAGATTACGGTTTATTTGGGCGATCAGCAGGTTGCAGCTGTTGTTCGCGGTAAGATTTCAAAAAAGAATCTGGAAAAGGTTCATGATAAGGATGAAGCTCTATGA